Proteins encoded in a region of the Manduca sexta isolate Smith_Timp_Sample1 chromosome 9, JHU_Msex_v1.0, whole genome shotgun sequence genome:
- the LOC119188798 gene encoding odorant receptor 4-like — protein sequence MTSLWRKYFTKEIQVLKRVYERSDYEDTYEIPRKYLKWSGIRMKHIISKPVSICWLVYYWFYFANIVFAFTSELMGTCMTASANTFTDAIAFFQMVPCIGYCGMSLVKSFKMVKHRPVFENLITEIGDMWPQRQVDEEEHKIISSALREIKNVVKGYQWGNNCLILSFLYAPFWELFKRFSGEKWEPKLQFIYWLPFDPSQPVYYECTLVLQTWQAITVIWTNMTSDIMFCLFLSHITTQFNLLSVKIEKLIYVPTDQQLIEFYPLGQYSEEYLRKNKEAVDSYTPQQWEEKNFKEITEIVLQHQALIRLSEDIENMFSLTLLVNVINSSLLICLCGFCSVVLEKWNETAYKSFLVIALSQTWFVCWYGQKLIDSSKGVAEAVYNSGWYRASMKIRRSLMIIFLRSQKGVYVTTYGFSVISLTTYSTIIKTSWSYFTLLLKFTDE from the exons ATGACGTCTTTATGgcgaaaatattttacgaaggAGATTCAAGTTTTGAAAAGG GTTTACGAGAGAAGCGACTATGAGGACACTTACGAGATACCGAGGAAGTATTTGAAATGGAGCGGTATTCGCATGAAGCACATAATATCTAAGCCCGTAAG CATCTGCTGGTTGGTGTACTACTGGTTCTACTTCGCGAACATCGTCTTCGCATTTACCTCGGAACTTATGGGTACATGCATGACGGCTAGCGCCAACACGTTTACCGACGCCATCGCCTTCTTCCAGATGGTGCCTTGCATCGGGTACTGTGGGATGT CACTAGTAAAGTCGTTTAAGATGGTGAAGCACAGGCCCGTGTTTGAGAACCTGATAACCGAAATAGGCGACATGTGGCCGCAGAGGCAGGTCGACGAGGAGGAGCATAAGATCATCAGCTCCGCGCTGAGAGAAATCAAAAACGTTGTTAAAG GATACCAGTGGGGCAACAACTGCTTGATACTGAGCTTTCTATACGCCCCTTTTTGGGAGCTTTTCAAACGCTTCTCAGGGGAGAAATGGGAGCCTAAACTGCAATTCATCTACTGGCTACCCTTCGATCCGTCACAGCCTGTATATTACGAATGTACGTTGGTTCTGCAAACCTGGCAGG CAATAACCGTGATCTGGACGAATATGACCAGTGATATCATGTTCTGTCTGTTTCTAAGCCACATCACCACGCAGTTCAACCTCCTCTCCGTCAAAATCGAGAAGTTGATCTACGTTCCTACGGACCAACAGCTGATTGAGTTTTATCCTCTCg GACAGTATAGCGAGGAGTACTTGCGTAAGAACAAGGAGGCCGTGGACTCGTACACGCCACAGCAGTGGGAAGAGAAAAACTTTAAGGAAATTACAGAGATTGTGCTGCAACATCAGGCACTTATAAG ACTGTCAGAAGACATTGAAAACATGTTCAGTTTGACGTTGCTAGTGAACGTTATAAACAGTTCGCTTCTTATATGTCTTTGCGGATTTTGTAGCGTT gTTTTGGAAAAATGGAATGAAACTGCGTACAAATCTTTTTTGGTAATAGCGCTATCTCAGACTTGGTTTGTGTGCTGGTACGGTCAGAAACTGATCGACTCT AGTAAAGGTGTGGCCGAAGCTGTGTACAACAGCGGGTGGTACAGAGCGTCCATGAAAATAAGAAGGTCCCTAATGATCATATTCCTCAG GTCCCAGAAAGGCGTTTATGTCACCACTTATGGCTTTTCTGTTATATCATTGACAACTTATAGCACG ataatAAAAACTTCATGGTCGTACTTCACTCTATTACTGAAGTTCACCGACGAGTAA